TTCTAGGGTGGTTCGTTTTTCGCTGAGTTCTTCAAGACGTTGTTGGGTTTGGCGGTATTCTTCCAATGCCAGCATGTTCACTGGTTCTAACTGGCGCATTTTGCTTTCCAGGTTGCGAATTTCCCGTTCGAGATCCTGTACGTCTTGGGATTTAATCTTTTCGGGAATTTCTGCGGGCAATGGGTCGGGGAGTTGCGATCGCTGTTCGGTGATTTTTGGTTGAATTTCTTGCTGTTTTTGTTGGGCAAGGGCGCGATTTTCTTCGGTTTTTTGCTGCTGCCACTGCAGTTCTCGTTTTTGCTGCTGCAGTTCCTTGAGGGTGGTTTCGATGCGATCGCGTTCGGTTTTGGCGGTTTGCAAGCGGTTTTGGAGCTCGTCAATAGCCAGTTCGCTTTCCCGGATTTGAGCCTGCAGGGTTTGGGCTTTCTCTTGCAGTTGGCTGAGTTGGTGGCTTAACTCCGTCCCTTGCTGCTGGCATTCTTGAGCCCGTTGTTGGTAAGATTCGATTTTCTCCGACAGCCGAATAACAAGACGCGAGCGTTCTTGCTGTTGTTCTTCTTTTTCCTGTCGTTGTTTTTCCAAATTGGCGATTTTTCCTTGGGTCGCCTCGATTTGTTCGCTGACTTCCTGCCAGGCATTGTGGGTAGGCGATGCTTCCAATGCTTGTAGCTGGCTGCGATAGGTGGCTAGCTGCTCTTCTTGGCTGGGAATTTCTCCCTGCAAGGTTTGCAAGCGCTCTTGAACTTGCTGAAGTTCGGTTTGGGTTTGTTGGAGATGGTCGCTGGTTTGTTGTTTTTGCTGCTGTAGCGATCGCAAATGATTTTGATTCTGTTCGTACTGCCATTCAATTTGCTGGCGCTGCGATCGCGCTTCCATGAGTTCCTCAGAACGCTGTTTGGCCGTATCCGAAGCCGCCGACATGGCTTGCTGGCACTGCTGCAACACCTGCTCGATTTCCTGCAGCCGTTCGCGATACTGCTGCTGTTCCGTTTCCAGTTCCGTCTGTTTGGTGGTAAACGACCAAGCACTACCGCGGCGATTTTGCGATCCCCCGCTCATGGCCCCACTGGTTTCTAGCAACTCCCCATCCAAGGTGACAATGCGATACTGACCGATGCAGCGACGGGCGTTTTCCAAGGTATCGAAAACCACCGTATTGCCAAATACATAGGCGAAAACTGGCTTGTACCGCAAAGGATACTCCACCAAATTCACCGCATAGTTAATAAATCCAGCGGCAAAAATCGGCACAAACCGAGGATTGGCACGAATTTTGTTCAGGGGCAAAAACGTGGCCCGACCGCCTTTTTTCTCTTTAAGCAACTGAATACCAGCGGCAGCCACTTCGTCGTTTTCTACCACAATATTACCCAAACGACTGCCGGCGGCAGTTTCCAAGGCCAGCTGGTACTGCGGATCGACTTGGCCCAACTGCGCTACCAACCCGCATACCCCTTCCAAGCCGGAATTTTGAATAATTTGCGTGGCTTTGGTGCCTTGGGATTCTTGCTGTACTTGCGCTTGTGCCTCTAGTTTGTCCAACTCCCGCTGCAGTTGGCGCTGTTCTCTCAGCAGGCGATTTTGGGTTTCTTGTTGCAAATGGACTTCCGACTCGGCAGCGGATACTGCTTCTGCCAGTTTCTGCACTTTGGTGGTGGCGGTTTCTTTTTCCTGTTGGCTGCTGGCTAGCTGTTGCTGCCGTTCGGCCATTTCGGTGTCTAGCTCTTGCAGGCGCGGCGATAGCTGGTGAATTTGCCTTTGTAGTTGTTCTTGGCGTTCGCTACAGCGTGCTTGTTCCGTACGTAGGGGATTGAGGGTATTGGTGAGGGTTTCGATTTCGTGGTGCAGGTGATTTTGCTGGTTAACCCAACTGGTGGCACTCTCTCGCAGTTCGGCTTCTGACTGGCGGTGTTGGGCTAGTTCTTGTTTGGCAATGTCAATGGCGTGGCGCAGGGAGGCGAGTTCTTCGCTTTCTTCTTGCTGTTGGTTTTGTTGAATTTGCTGCAGTTGCTGCTGGTGTTCTTCGATTTGGTTTTTCAGGGTTTCCTGCTGTTCGGCCAGGGTGACCTGTTGTTGGGAAAGTTCTTCGGTACGGGTTTGGTTTTGCCGCAGCTGCGCTTGTTGGTTGGCGAGGGTAGATTGCCGGTGCAGCAGTTCGTCTTCTCCAAGCGCTTTTACCTGCTGGCTTTTGTCTTCCAGCAGTTTGCTATTGTCGTGAATTTGGCTTTCTAGTTCGGTGAGTTGGTGGTTGAGATCGGCTAGGGTGCGATCGCTTTGTTCGATACTGGTTTGCAGCTTTTGTTGTTGCTGTACCAGCAGCCGCCAACTCAAAATGGCATGCCACTGTTGCTTTTGTTCTAATTGGGTTTTGAGATTTTGGTATTGTTCGGCTTTGGCACGGTCTTTTTCCAAGCGATCGCGTTGGGTTTGCAGCTCCTGCTCCAGAATGCGACTGCGTTCTAAGCGTTCTTTTACTTCATCTAATTTTTCTTTGGCGGTGGCAATTTTGCGGTCAAATTCCCCCACCCCTGCCAGTTCGTCAATAATCTGCCGCCGTTGCCGACCGTTCATGGCAATAATGCCGGTCACATCCCCCTGCAAAACCACGTTGTACCCTTCAGTATAAATGCGCAGTTGGTGAAGCTGTTCGTGTAACTCTCCCAAGGTACAGGGAACGCCGTTAGTATAGTAAGTAGAGGTATAGGTTCCCGATTTGGTGACCCGTAGCTTGCGGGTGACGCTCCATTCCTGCGGCCAGGATTGGATGGAAGACTCTTCAGCAGTCCCCTCCGAGGCACCGTTGGTAGCGGCTGCTTCGGCGGTTTTGCCGTTGCTGGTGACGTTGGGGGGGTCCACCTCTTCCCCAGGAGGAGAGACTTCGCGGGCTGCCTCTACCGCCGGATTTTCGGCATCTGACAGGTCGAAGGTAACGGTTACTAAAGCTTCTACCGGATAGCGACCGCGACTGAGTTCTTTATGGTTGACCAGATCGGGCAAACGTTCGGCCCGCATGCCTTTAGAACTAGAAAGTCCCAAAG
The sequence above is drawn from the Geitlerinema sp. PCC 9228 genome and encodes:
- the smc gene encoding chromosome segregation protein SMC, with product MVHIKSVELTNFKSFGGTSQVPLLPGFTVVSGPNGSGKSNIIDALLFALGLSSSKGMRAERLPDLVNHKELSRGRYPVEALVTVTFDLSDAENPAVEAAREVSPPGEEVDPPNVTSNGKTAEAAATNGASEGTAEESSIQSWPQEWSVTRKLRVTKSGTYTSTYYTNGVPCTLGELHEQLHQLRIYTEGYNVVLQGDVTGIIAMNGRQRRQIIDELAGVGEFDRKIATAKEKLDEVKERLERSRILEQELQTQRDRLEKDRAKAEQYQNLKTQLEQKQQWHAILSWRLLVQQQQKLQTSIEQSDRTLADLNHQLTELESQIHDNSKLLEDKSQQVKALGEDELLHRQSTLANQQAQLRQNQTRTEELSQQQVTLAEQQETLKNQIEEHQQQLQQIQQNQQQEESEELASLRHAIDIAKQELAQHRQSEAELRESATSWVNQQNHLHHEIETLTNTLNPLRTEQARCSERQEQLQRQIHQLSPRLQELDTEMAERQQQLASSQQEKETATTKVQKLAEAVSAAESEVHLQQETQNRLLREQRQLQRELDKLEAQAQVQQESQGTKATQIIQNSGLEGVCGLVAQLGQVDPQYQLALETAAGSRLGNIVVENDEVAAAGIQLLKEKKGGRATFLPLNKIRANPRFVPIFAAGFINYAVNLVEYPLRYKPVFAYVFGNTVVFDTLENARRCIGQYRIVTLDGELLETSGAMSGGSQNRRGSAWSFTTKQTELETEQQQYRERLQEIEQVLQQCQQAMSAASDTAKQRSEELMEARSQRQQIEWQYEQNQNHLRSLQQQKQQTSDHLQQTQTELQQVQERLQTLQGEIPSQEEQLATYRSQLQALEASPTHNAWQEVSEQIEATQGKIANLEKQRQEKEEQQQERSRLVIRLSEKIESYQQRAQECQQQGTELSHQLSQLQEKAQTLQAQIRESELAIDELQNRLQTAKTERDRIETTLKELQQQKRELQWQQQKTEENRALAQQKQQEIQPKITEQRSQLPDPLPAEIPEKIKSQDVQDLEREIRNLESKMRQLEPVNMLALEEYRQTQQRLEELSEKRTTLEAERQEILLRIENFTTLRLRAFQESFDAVNENFQKIFAELSEGDGHMQLDDPDDPFNSGLNLVAHPQGKPVKRLASMSGGEKSLTALSFIFALQRYRPSPFYAFDEVDMFLDGSNVERLARMIVQQAATAQFIVVSHKGPMVKSAQRAIGVTQAKGAFTQAIGLDLASENSQKPS